From a single Sinorhizobium sp. RAC02 genomic region:
- a CDS encoding thiazole synthase, whose protein sequence is MLKLYDIEVQSRLLLGTARYPSPAILAEAVRRSKTEIVTVSLRRETSGGKASGAFFELIRELGVRVLPNTAGCHSLQEAVLTAKMAREVFRTDWIKLEVIGHHDTLQPDVFGLVEAARILSGEGFQVFPYTTDDLVVAEKLLEAGCQVLMPWCAPIGSAMGPVNPMALRTFRAHFPDVPLIVDAGIGRPSHAAQVMELGYDAVLLNTAVAGAGDPATMAEAFALAIAAGHLAHAAVPLEPRDMAVPSTPVIGKAVFS, encoded by the coding sequence ATGCTGAAACTCTATGATATCGAGGTTCAATCCCGCCTGCTGCTCGGCACCGCGCGTTATCCGTCTCCCGCCATTCTGGCCGAGGCGGTGCGGCGCTCCAAAACGGAAATCGTCACCGTATCGCTGCGCCGGGAGACGTCCGGCGGCAAGGCGAGCGGCGCCTTCTTCGAGCTGATCCGTGAACTCGGCGTGCGCGTATTGCCCAACACTGCCGGCTGCCACAGCTTGCAGGAGGCCGTGCTGACGGCGAAGATGGCGCGGGAGGTTTTCCGCACCGACTGGATCAAGCTGGAGGTGATCGGCCATCACGATACGCTGCAGCCCGATGTCTTCGGCCTCGTCGAGGCGGCCCGCATCCTGAGTGGTGAAGGTTTTCAGGTCTTTCCCTACACGACCGACGACCTCGTCGTGGCGGAAAAACTGCTGGAAGCTGGCTGCCAGGTCCTGATGCCCTGGTGTGCACCGATTGGCTCGGCCATGGGGCCGGTCAATCCGATGGCGCTGCGCACGTTCCGTGCACACTTTCCGGACGTGCCACTGATCGTCGATGCCGGCATCGGCCGCCCCTCGCACGCCGCCCAGGTCATGGAACTCGGCTACGACGCCGTGCTTCTCAACACCGCCGTCGCCGGCGCCGGCGATCCGGCCACCATGGCCGAAGCCTTCGCGCTTGCCATCGCGGCCGGCCACCTCGCCCATGCTGCTGTCCCGCTCGAGCCGCGCGACATGGCCGTTCCCTCCACCCCAGTCATTGGAAAGGCTGTCTTCTCATGA
- a CDS encoding helix-turn-helix domain-containing protein, producing the protein MKDRSDVPTFFVYGEPSRALDVGFLHVETVMERKSLHFGRVAPHKHPFMGQVTYWFAGGGRYQVEDRTWNFSAPAISFVPSNVVHGFDVGGQSDAIVVSISDDLLRAIGPQVDLALDAPVLIAGEAGAPGWNRIGALLDMVMEEYRGGAAASERMLASLVGAVLSLMARLGGNVGFEAASPVVALGLDLRRAIDRHYREDWPVVHYVERLATTPHLLDKAARTVFGQTVKEMVLERRLLEAKRLLRFTIRPMEDIGREIGFEDPAYFSRFFRKRMGLSPTDWRRQNSEAAGAS; encoded by the coding sequence ATGAAGGATCGCAGCGACGTCCCCACCTTCTTTGTCTATGGCGAGCCGAGCCGCGCGCTCGACGTCGGCTTCCTGCATGTCGAAACCGTCATGGAGCGAAAAAGCCTGCATTTCGGCCGCGTCGCGCCGCACAAACATCCATTTATGGGGCAGGTCACCTATTGGTTCGCCGGGGGAGGGCGCTATCAGGTCGAAGACCGCACTTGGAATTTTTCCGCTCCGGCGATCAGCTTCGTGCCGAGCAACGTGGTGCATGGATTCGATGTCGGCGGACAGTCGGATGCCATTGTCGTTTCGATTTCGGACGACCTGCTGCGGGCCATTGGGCCGCAGGTCGATCTTGCGCTCGACGCACCGGTGCTCATTGCCGGTGAGGCGGGCGCTCCGGGCTGGAACCGGATCGGTGCACTGCTCGACATGGTGATGGAGGAATATCGCGGCGGCGCCGCAGCCAGCGAGCGGATGCTGGCAAGCCTCGTCGGCGCCGTGCTGTCGCTGATGGCCCGTCTCGGCGGCAATGTCGGTTTCGAGGCGGCATCGCCTGTGGTAGCGCTGGGGCTGGACCTGCGCCGGGCGATCGACCGCCACTACCGCGAGGACTGGCCGGTCGTGCACTATGTCGAGCGGCTGGCGACGACGCCGCACCTGCTCGACAAGGCGGCGCGCACCGTCTTCGGCCAGACGGTGAAGGAGATGGTGCTGGAGCGACGCCTGCTGGAGGCGAAGCGCCTGTTGCGCTTCACCATCCGTCCGATGGAGGATATCGGCCGGGAGATCGGCTTCGAGGACCCGGCTTATTTTTCCCGTTTCTTCCGCAAGCGCATGGGGCTTTCGCCAACGGACTGGCGCCGGCAGAACTCGGAAGCTGCCGGCGCCAGCTGA
- a CDS encoding DUF2218 domain-containing protein codes for MTTASKTAIPTEHASRYLQQLCKHFAHKRPVTFDEQAGEISFSIGDCRLKADGSALHIDLTAPSADDMEQLKDVVIRHLVRFAFREELAVDWQDA; via the coding sequence ATGACGACTGCCAGCAAGACCGCCATTCCGACCGAACATGCCAGCCGCTACCTGCAGCAACTCTGCAAGCACTTTGCCCATAAGCGGCCGGTGACCTTCGATGAACAGGCCGGAGAGATTTCCTTTTCGATCGGCGATTGCCGGCTGAAGGCGGACGGCAGCGCGCTGCACATCGATCTCACCGCACCGAGCGCGGACGACATGGAGCAGCTGAAGGACGTGGTCATCCGCCACCTCGTCCGCTTCGCCTTCCGCGAGGAACTCGCCGTCGACTGGCAGGATGCCTGA
- a CDS encoding PadR family transcriptional regulator produces MFDYGELRLLLLAIIADAPSHGYELIKTVEDRFGGSYSPSPGVIYPTLSWLDDMGYAVIEPAEGGRKRYSITPEGKAFLSANRAAIDELMARAGKGPGGREGVPAPVVRAMENLKLAMRLRLRGGDLSEEAAETIAAALDLAAKTVEKS; encoded by the coding sequence TTGTTCGACTATGGCGAACTGCGCCTGCTGCTGCTTGCCATCATCGCGGATGCGCCGAGCCACGGCTATGAGCTGATCAAGACCGTCGAAGACCGCTTCGGCGGCAGCTACAGCCCGAGCCCGGGCGTCATCTATCCGACGCTCTCCTGGCTCGACGACATGGGCTATGCCGTGATCGAACCGGCGGAAGGCGGGCGCAAGCGCTACAGCATCACGCCTGAGGGAAAAGCCTTTCTCTCCGCCAACCGCGCCGCGATCGACGAACTCATGGCCCGCGCCGGCAAGGGACCGGGAGGTCGCGAAGGCGTACCGGCACCCGTCGTGCGCGCCATGGAAAACCTGAAACTCGCCATGCGGCTGCGCCTGCGTGGCGGCGACCTGAGCGAAGAGGCAGCGGAAACCATTGCCGCCGCGCTCGATCTTGCCGCAAAAACCGTGGAGAAGAGCTGA
- a CDS encoding amidohydrolase yields MIIDTHLHLIYRDQLSYPWLASVPTLDADFTQELYAREARRVGIVAALHMEVDVAESDIPRETEVVEALAREEGSLLAGAIAACRPEAPDFSAYLETVLANPFVRGFRRVLHVVPDDVSEGVLFRANIKRLAGTGLNFDLCVLPHQIEKAIALADLAPDVSFVLDHCGVPDIKGGGFDVWKGPVAEIARRPNVTVKLSGIPAYGAENWTLEDLKPYFTHVADSFGFDRMVWGSDWPVCTLGGGLSTWISATQALLSGVSLEDKAHVFADNAKRLWKL; encoded by the coding sequence ATGATCATCGATACACACCTGCATCTCATCTACCGGGATCAGCTCTCCTATCCGTGGCTCGCCAGCGTGCCAACGCTTGATGCTGACTTCACGCAGGAGCTTTATGCGCGCGAAGCGCGCAGGGTCGGCATCGTCGCCGCTTTGCATATGGAAGTCGATGTCGCGGAGAGCGATATTCCGCGGGAAACAGAAGTGGTCGAAGCGCTTGCGCGGGAGGAAGGCAGTCTGCTCGCCGGCGCCATCGCCGCCTGCCGGCCGGAGGCGCCGGATTTCTCGGCCTATCTCGAAACGGTGCTTGCCAATCCCTTCGTGCGCGGCTTCCGCCGTGTGCTGCACGTCGTGCCGGACGATGTTTCCGAGGGCGTGCTGTTCCGGGCAAACATCAAGCGACTGGCGGGAACCGGGCTCAATTTCGATCTCTGCGTCTTGCCGCACCAGATCGAAAAGGCGATCGCCTTGGCCGATCTCGCCCCCGACGTCTCCTTCGTGCTCGACCATTGCGGCGTGCCCGACATCAAGGGTGGTGGTTTTGACGTGTGGAAGGGACCGGTCGCCGAAATCGCGCGTCGGCCGAACGTAACGGTAAAACTCTCCGGCATTCCGGCCTATGGCGCGGAAAACTGGACGCTGGAGGATCTCAAACCCTATTTCACCCATGTTGCGGACAGTTTCGGTTTCGACCGCATGGTCTGGGGCAGCGACTGGCCGGTCTGCACGCTCGGCGGTGGGCTCTCCACCTGGATCAGCGCGACGCAGGCCCTGCTCTCCGGCGTCAGCCTGGAGGACAAGGCGCACGTTTTCGCGGACAATGCCAAACGCCTCTGGAAGCTTTGA
- the thiO gene encoding glycine oxidase ThiO, translated as MRVLVKGAGVAGLTVAWQLYRHGFDVTIAERAGKVGTGASGFAGGMLAPWCERENAEEPVLTLGRMAADWWEAALPGHVHRRGTLVVAGGRDAGELDRFAGRTSGWEWLDDAGISALEPDLAGRFRKALFFRQEAHLDPRKALSALTAGLEEARMRFLFGAAGEPTRYDRVIDCTGAARIGRLPNLRGVRGEMLSLESDEITLSRPVRLLHPRHPIYIVPRDKGRFMVGATMIESEDTGPITARSLMELLNATYALHPAFGEARLVETGAGVRPAYPDNLPRVTEDGDTLHVNGFYRHGFLLAPAMAGEVARRLLAEQRQPERRAS; from the coding sequence ATGCGCGTTCTCGTCAAGGGGGCCGGCGTTGCCGGCCTGACGGTCGCCTGGCAGCTCTATCGCCACGGCTTCGACGTCACGATTGCAGAGCGCGCCGGAAAAGTTGGCACCGGCGCCTCCGGCTTTGCCGGCGGCATGCTGGCGCCGTGGTGCGAGCGGGAAAATGCCGAGGAACCCGTGCTGACCCTCGGGCGCATGGCCGCCGACTGGTGGGAGGCCGCCCTGCCCGGCCATGTGCACCGTCGTGGCACTCTGGTCGTCGCCGGCGGCCGCGATGCCGGCGAACTCGACCGTTTTGCCGGCCGCACCAGCGGCTGGGAATGGCTGGACGATGCAGGGATCTCGGCTCTCGAGCCGGATCTCGCCGGCCGTTTCCGCAAGGCGCTGTTCTTCCGGCAGGAGGCGCATCTCGATCCTCGCAAGGCGCTTTCCGCGTTGACCGCAGGCCTTGAAGAGGCGCGCATGCGTTTCCTCTTCGGCGCAGCCGGCGAACCAACCCGCTACGATCGGGTGATCGACTGCACGGGTGCTGCCCGAATCGGCCGCCTTCCGAACCTTCGGGGCGTGCGCGGAGAAATGCTGTCGCTCGAAAGCGACGAGATAACCCTCTCCCGCCCCGTCCGCCTGCTGCATCCACGCCATCCGATCTACATCGTGCCGCGCGACAAGGGCCGCTTCATGGTCGGCGCGACCATGATCGAAAGCGAGGATACCGGCCCCATCACCGCCCGTTCGCTGATGGAGTTGCTCAATGCCACATACGCGCTCCACCCCGCCTTCGGGGAAGCGCGGCTTGTGGAAACAGGCGCAGGCGTGCGTCCAGCCTACCCCGACAACCTGCCGCGTGTGACGGAAGACGGTGACACTCTTCACGTCAATGGCTTCTACCGGCACGGCTTTCTGCTCGCCCCTGCCATGGCGGGCGAGGTTGCACGGCGGCTTCTGGCAGAACAGAGACAACCGGAAAGGCGGGCATCATGA
- a CDS encoding 4-hydroxyphenylacetate 3-hydroxylase N-terminal domain-containing protein: MRAEDHRSDKTRPFTGAEYLASLRDGREVYINGERIADVTSHPSMRNSARSIARMYDALHDPKRQERLTSPTDTGSGGYTHKYFRVAHSAADLIAQQGAIADWARMSYGWMGRTADYKAALMNTLGANADWYGPFKDNALSWHKRAQESVLFMNHAIVNPPIDRHKPADAVKDVFVHITKETDAGIYVSGAKVVATSSALTHYNFLAQSSATVTEDPSLSVMFIVPMNAPGVKMFCRTSYEQTASTAAHPFDYPLSSRFDENDAILVLDNVFIPWEDVLVLRDAAKILSFHPASGFMHGYCFQGCTRLAVKMDFLAGLLAKALRATGGDAFRGNQAMLGEVIAIRHQFWSFSNAMAYNPIPWANGAVLPNLEAALCYRTFMSEAYPKVIDIVRRTVASGLIYLPSSVKDFANPQIDRYLAQYVRGSNDMGHIERIKIMKLLWDATGTEFGGRHALYELNYAGAPEEVRLQVLKGAERGGRLKEMEALVDQCMSDYDESGWTGDTWLPPQGGDAVRDAAE, encoded by the coding sequence ATGCGTGCGGAAGACCATCGTAGCGACAAGACCCGGCCGTTCACCGGCGCCGAATATCTCGCCAGCCTCAGGGACGGACGCGAGGTTTATATCAACGGCGAGCGCATCGCCGACGTCACCAGCCACCCCTCGATGCGCAACTCGGCGCGCTCCATCGCCCGCATGTACGATGCCTTGCATGATCCGAAGCGTCAGGAACGGCTGACGTCTCCCACCGACACCGGTTCCGGCGGCTACACGCACAAATATTTCCGCGTCGCCCATTCCGCCGCAGATCTCATCGCCCAGCAGGGCGCCATCGCCGATTGGGCGCGCATGTCCTATGGCTGGATGGGCCGCACGGCGGATTACAAGGCCGCGCTGATGAACACGCTCGGCGCCAACGCCGACTGGTACGGGCCGTTCAAGGACAATGCACTTTCCTGGCACAAACGCGCGCAGGAAAGCGTGCTTTTCATGAACCACGCCATCGTCAACCCGCCGATCGACCGCCACAAGCCGGCCGATGCGGTGAAGGACGTTTTCGTGCACATCACCAAGGAGACGGATGCCGGGATCTACGTGTCCGGCGCCAAGGTCGTCGCAACGTCCTCCGCGCTGACGCACTACAACTTCCTCGCCCAGAGTTCGGCGACCGTCACCGAGGATCCATCGCTCTCCGTCATGTTCATCGTGCCGATGAATGCGCCGGGCGTGAAGATGTTCTGCCGCACCTCCTACGAACAGACGGCGAGCACCGCGGCCCATCCTTTCGACTACCCGCTCTCCTCGCGCTTCGACGAAAACGACGCGATCCTCGTGCTCGACAATGTCTTCATCCCCTGGGAGGACGTGCTGGTGCTGCGCGACGCCGCGAAAATCCTCTCCTTCCATCCGGCCTCCGGCTTCATGCACGGTTACTGCTTCCAGGGCTGCACGCGGCTTGCGGTGAAGATGGATTTTCTGGCCGGCCTGCTCGCCAAGGCCTTGCGCGCCACCGGCGGCGATGCCTTCCGCGGCAACCAGGCGATGCTCGGCGAGGTGATCGCCATCCGCCACCAGTTCTGGTCCTTCTCGAACGCCATGGCCTACAATCCCATCCCCTGGGCGAACGGGGCGGTGCTGCCGAACCTCGAAGCCGCACTTTGCTACCGCACCTTCATGTCGGAGGCCTATCCGAAGGTCATCGACATCGTGCGCCGCACGGTCGCCTCCGGCCTCATCTACCTGCCCTCCTCCGTGAAGGATTTTGCCAATCCGCAGATCGACCGCTATCTCGCGCAATATGTGCGCGGCTCGAACGACATGGGCCATATCGAGCGCATCAAGATCATGAAGCTCTTGTGGGACGCGACCGGCACGGAATTCGGCGGGCGCCACGCACTCTACGAGCTGAACTATGCCGGTGCGCCGGAAGAGGTGCGCCTCCAGGTGCTGAAGGGCGCCGAGCGCGGCGGACGGCTGAAGGAGATGGAAGCGCTCGTCGACCAATGCATGTCCGACTATGACGAGAGCGGCTGGACGGGGGATACCTGGCTGCCACCGCAGGGTGGCGATGCTGTCCGCGATGCGGCCGAATGA
- a CDS encoding flavin reductase: MDIHISKTEFRNAMARVCAPVNVITTKGDAGRGGFTATAMCSVTDEPPTLLVCMNSRSAQTQLFIENRRFCVNVLTQEHKALAASFAGQQTDMAARYADADWTDLPSGNQALADAIVSFDCRLTEARLVGTHNIFIGEVVDIRCRRDGHALLYFDRNYVHVPTQTGSFGG; the protein is encoded by the coding sequence ATGGACATCCATATCTCGAAAACCGAATTCCGCAACGCGATGGCGCGGGTCTGCGCGCCCGTCAATGTGATCACCACCAAGGGAGACGCCGGGCGTGGCGGTTTTACCGCCACCGCCATGTGCTCCGTGACAGACGAACCGCCGACGCTGCTCGTCTGCATGAACAGCCGCTCGGCCCAGACGCAGCTGTTCATCGAGAACCGGCGCTTCTGCGTCAATGTGTTGACGCAAGAGCACAAGGCGCTCGCCGCTTCTTTCGCGGGACAGCAGACGGACATGGCAGCGCGTTATGCCGATGCCGACTGGACGGACCTGCCCTCGGGCAACCAGGCGCTGGCGGACGCCATCGTCTCCTTCGATTGCCGGTTGACGGAAGCCCGGCTCGTCGGCACCCACAACATCTTCATCGGCGAGGTGGTGGACATCCGCTGCCGGCGCGACGGGCATGCACTGCTCTATTTCGATCGCAACTACGTGCATGTGCCGACGCAGACGGGAAGCTTTGGCGGCTGA
- the thiS gene encoding sulfur carrier protein ThiS — MTFIINGEEQQVAAATLADLLSTLDYEGEWLATAVNGELVHREDRAGFTLGDRDRIEILSPMQGG; from the coding sequence ATGACCTTCATCATCAATGGCGAGGAACAGCAGGTTGCGGCCGCCACACTCGCCGACCTGCTCTCCACCCTCGACTACGAGGGCGAATGGCTGGCGACGGCGGTGAACGGTGAGCTGGTGCACCGCGAGGATCGCGCCGGCTTCACGCTCGGAGACCGTGACCGCATCGAAATCCTGTCGCCCATGCAGGGAGGCTGA
- a CDS encoding thiamine phosphate synthase, whose amino-acid sequence MKLDPFYLIVDSADWIERLVPVGVKLVQLRMKDLPEDRLRAETRRAKTICAEHDCQLIINDYWQLAIEEGCDFVHLGQEDLVTADLSAIRAAGMKLGLSTHDEAELETALAEKPDYVALGPVWPTILKKMKWAPQGVERLRDWKTRITPLPLVAIGGLNPDRLSAVFENGADSAAVVTDVTLNADPEARTREWIERTARWR is encoded by the coding sequence ATGAAGCTCGACCCGTTCTACCTAATCGTCGACAGCGCCGACTGGATCGAGCGCCTCGTGCCGGTCGGCGTGAAACTCGTGCAGCTGCGCATGAAGGATTTGCCGGAGGACCGGCTGCGCGCGGAAACCCGCCGTGCAAAAACGATCTGCGCCGAACACGACTGCCAGCTGATCATCAACGACTATTGGCAGCTCGCGATCGAGGAAGGTTGCGACTTCGTGCATCTCGGCCAGGAAGATCTGGTCACAGCCGATCTCAGCGCCATCCGCGCCGCCGGCATGAAACTCGGCCTTTCCACCCATGACGAGGCCGAACTCGAAACCGCGCTGGCGGAAAAACCCGATTATGTGGCGTTGGGGCCGGTCTGGCCGACGATCCTGAAGAAGATGAAATGGGCACCGCAGGGCGTCGAACGGCTCAGGGACTGGAAAACCCGCATCACCCCTCTTCCGCTCGTCGCCATCGGCGGCCTCAACCCGGATCGCCTCTCCGCCGTCTTCGAAAACGGTGCCGACAGCGCCGCTGTGGTGACCGACGTCACGCTCAATGCCGACCCGGAGGCCCGCACGCGCGAATGGATCGAGCGTACTGCACGGTGGCGCTGA
- the tsaA gene encoding tRNA (N6-threonylcarbamoyladenosine(37)-N6)-methyltransferase TrmO, which produces MVRLNEIRQNEVVVTRPATVDAELVFIGRISTPWTSRMETPRQGRPDGPVCTIEIFEPWVQALAGVERFERLEVLYWLHQSRRDLVLQSPASNGEVHGTFSLRSPVRPNPIGTSIVALEKIEGNRLFVRGLDCLDGTPLIDLKPDRTLFKPIAPPQKGDYETGQVHMCKKIDN; this is translated from the coding sequence ATGGTCCGGCTGAACGAAATTCGTCAAAACGAGGTCGTGGTCACACGACCAGCCACCGTGGATGCGGAACTCGTCTTCATCGGCCGGATTTCGACGCCATGGACCTCGCGCATGGAAACGCCGCGGCAGGGGCGTCCTGACGGGCCGGTTTGCACGATCGAGATCTTCGAGCCCTGGGTGCAGGCCCTTGCGGGTGTCGAGCGCTTCGAGCGGCTTGAAGTGCTCTATTGGCTGCACCAGTCGCGTCGCGACCTCGTGCTGCAAAGCCCGGCCTCGAATGGCGAGGTGCACGGCACCTTTTCACTGCGCTCGCCTGTTCGGCCCAATCCGATCGGCACGTCGATCGTCGCCTTGGAGAAGATCGAGGGAAATCGTCTCTTCGTGCGTGGCCTCGACTGCCTCGACGGCACGCCGCTCATCGACCTCAAGCCGGATCGTACACTTTTCAAGCCGATCGCACCGCCGCAGAAGGGCGATTACGAGACCGGCCAGGTGCATATGTGCAAGAAGATCGACAACTAA
- a CDS encoding molybdopterin-binding protein translates to MKISARNRLKGKIVEVVLGATTAHVRIDVGGSIITAAITNDAVNDLGLAAGQEAYAVIKASDVMVAIDD, encoded by the coding sequence ATGAAGATCAGCGCACGCAACCGCCTCAAGGGCAAGATCGTCGAAGTCGTTCTCGGCGCAACGACCGCCCATGTCCGTATCGATGTCGGCGGCTCGATCATCACCGCGGCGATCACCAACGATGCGGTGAACGATCTCGGCCTTGCCGCCGGGCAGGAGGCCTATGCGGTGATCAAGGCATCAGACGTGATGGTCGCCATCGACGATTAG